The following proteins come from a genomic window of Pyxidicoccus sp. MSG2:
- a CDS encoding FG-GAP repeat domain-containing protein, which yields MHEGKPFFVIGLYDYPKYASPGAPENPNQERSDKALAEFAWSGINTVKTDLQSLTGSDLDRMGLHGVHALAEAWNWKLTDEPGHELHWVRETSQHVVGSALDLKIQEVKGKQALLAYDTHDEMGWNKEGPGQIARLPDGSIDWPKTNRQRARVPSLEQAVSFRAFVNSRDPAHHVVATEAAASGPTGRPDFTRARYRAWQASANAWSQDTYPLYFVRDEDDLTPPFPTVDLNAVGTTVDAMKFIYDDDDQAPHTPTGPIFMVLQGQGYNECCYTWGVGFDDRRGRRPEYAEQRFMAFSSVIHGARGVTWWGTEDIELSSTAWHDIKRVASQLRYLEPALSSTDQQGNFTLPSGLEGLHRRVGPRNYFIVANRTAQPVSGLIHPSTWRASLGVRVLFEGPRTLAYSSTQGGWTDAFAPWEVHVYTDSPLSHQKDDFDGDGISDPSWYWTSPAPPEPGLFTVQASSMPRLMRFPAGELDDVPLTGDYDGDGFTDFALHKARSSSMNWGGWFSVWLSNLQEWRWFTLGQPGDVPVAADYDGDGTTDFAVYHRYTSAVYDSRVGGLVYGEFQWKSSLHGDLRTFPVGEPDDSPVVGDFDGDGKDDFALYKRRTSSINWGGWFTVWRSASQAWQWVTMGQEGDLPVIGDYDGDGLSDFGVYTPRWPANDGGGYYTLRRSSNGTSYSVAIGEPDDVPVTGDYDGDGLTDVAVYKRRASNMNWGGWYTIRYSASGVEGWPDRPGVRPGELPAGHAWQQ from the coding sequence ATGCACGAGGGCAAGCCATTCTTTGTCATCGGCCTGTACGACTACCCCAAATACGCCAGTCCTGGCGCCCCCGAGAATCCCAATCAGGAGCGCTCGGACAAGGCCCTGGCGGAGTTCGCGTGGTCGGGCATCAACACCGTGAAGACAGACCTCCAGTCGCTCACGGGTTCGGACCTCGACCGCATGGGGCTCCACGGCGTGCACGCCCTCGCCGAGGCCTGGAACTGGAAGCTCACCGACGAGCCGGGCCACGAGCTGCACTGGGTGCGCGAAACGTCCCAGCATGTCGTGGGCAGCGCGCTGGACCTGAAGATTCAAGAGGTCAAGGGGAAGCAAGCCCTCCTCGCGTACGACACCCACGATGAGATGGGATGGAACAAGGAGGGGCCCGGGCAGATTGCGCGGTTGCCGGACGGCAGCATCGACTGGCCGAAGACGAATCGTCAGCGCGCGCGCGTCCCCAGCCTCGAGCAGGCGGTGAGCTTCCGCGCCTTCGTCAACTCGCGCGACCCGGCCCATCACGTCGTCGCCACGGAGGCCGCCGCCAGCGGTCCGACCGGCCGACCCGACTTCACCCGGGCGCGGTACCGCGCGTGGCAGGCCTCGGCGAATGCCTGGTCCCAGGACACCTACCCCCTCTACTTCGTCCGTGACGAGGATGACCTGACGCCGCCCTTTCCCACCGTGGACCTCAACGCCGTGGGCACCACCGTCGACGCCATGAAGTTCATCTACGACGACGATGACCAGGCGCCCCACACTCCCACGGGCCCCATCTTCATGGTGCTGCAGGGGCAGGGCTACAACGAGTGCTGCTACACATGGGGGGTGGGGTTCGACGACCGGCGCGGTCGCCGTCCGGAGTACGCGGAGCAGCGCTTCATGGCCTTCAGCTCCGTCATCCACGGGGCTCGCGGCGTCACCTGGTGGGGGACGGAGGACATCGAGCTGTCCTCGACGGCCTGGCATGACATCAAGCGGGTGGCCAGCCAGCTGCGCTACCTGGAGCCGGCGCTGAGCTCGACCGACCAGCAAGGCAACTTCACGCTGCCGTCCGGCCTCGAGGGCCTGCACCGGCGCGTCGGTCCGCGCAACTACTTCATCGTCGCCAACCGGACCGCGCAGCCCGTCTCCGGGCTCATCCATCCCAGCACCTGGCGCGCGTCCCTGGGCGTGCGCGTCCTGTTCGAGGGGCCGAGGACACTCGCCTATAGCTCCACGCAAGGCGGGTGGACGGATGCCTTCGCGCCCTGGGAGGTCCACGTCTACACGGACTCGCCGCTGTCCCATCAGAAGGACGACTTCGATGGTGACGGCATCTCGGACCCCTCCTGGTACTGGACCTCGCCCGCGCCGCCGGAGCCGGGCCTGTTCACGGTCCAGGCCAGCTCCATGCCGAGGCTGATGCGCTTTCCAGCGGGGGAGCTCGATGATGTCCCCCTGACGGGAGACTACGACGGTGACGGCTTCACCGACTTCGCGCTGCACAAGGCGCGCTCCAGCAGCATGAACTGGGGCGGCTGGTTCTCCGTCTGGTTGAGCAACCTCCAGGAATGGCGCTGGTTCACGCTCGGGCAGCCAGGAGACGTGCCGGTCGCCGCGGACTACGACGGTGACGGCACCACCGACTTCGCCGTCTACCACCGGTACACCAGCGCCGTGTACGACAGCCGCGTGGGAGGGCTCGTCTACGGAGAGTTCCAGTGGAAGTCGAGCCTCCACGGAGACCTGCGGACCTTCCCCGTGGGCGAGCCCGACGACAGTCCCGTGGTGGGGGACTTCGACGGGGACGGCAAGGACGACTTCGCGCTGTACAAGCGCCGCACGAGCTCCATCAACTGGGGCGGGTGGTTCACCGTCTGGCGCAGCGCGAGCCAGGCCTGGCAGTGGGTGACGATGGGACAGGAGGGGGACCTGCCTGTCATTGGCGACTACGACGGGGATGGCCTCAGCGACTTCGGTGTCTACACCCCGCGCTGGCCGGCGAATGACGGCGGTGGCTACTACACCCTCCGCCGCAGCTCGAATGGGACTTCGTACTCCGTCGCCATCGGCGAGCCCGACGACGTCCCCGTCACAGGTGACTATGACGGTGACGGACTCACGGATGTCGCCGTCTACAAGCGCCGGGCCAGCAACATGAACTGGGGTGGCTGGTACACCATCCGCTACTCCGCGTCTGGCGTTGAAGGCTGGCCTGACCGACCCGGCGTCCGGCCGGGGGAGCTGCCGGCCGGACACGCCTGGCAGCAGTAA
- a CDS encoding alpha/beta hydrolase produces MAATRPTVVFVHGLWMHADSWKPWMELFRAVGYEPLNPGWPGEPGTAAEARAHPERVANRGIAEVTEHYAQVIRSLGTKPIVIGHSFGGLIVQKLLGMGLAAGSVAIDPAQMRGVLPLPLVQLRNALPVLGNPLNYKRAVALTPDQFHRGFASTVSREESDALHAKHMIPSPARPLFEAALANLNPGTAARVDVNNPSRGPLLIIGGGRDDTVPEVISRAAHKLYRNAPTVNDYKVFPDRGHSLVIDHGWKEVAETALEWLSNHGLSPSAMGDAAFMGTKPAPTTEPRAH; encoded by the coding sequence ATGGCAGCGACCCGCCCCACCGTCGTCTTCGTCCACGGACTCTGGATGCATGCCGACAGCTGGAAGCCCTGGATGGAGCTGTTCCGTGCGGTCGGCTACGAGCCCCTGAACCCGGGGTGGCCCGGGGAGCCAGGTACCGCGGCCGAGGCACGCGCGCATCCCGAGCGGGTCGCCAACCGGGGCATCGCCGAGGTGACGGAGCACTACGCACAGGTCATCCGCTCGCTCGGCACGAAGCCGATTGTGATTGGCCACTCCTTCGGCGGCCTGATTGTCCAGAAGCTGCTCGGGATGGGGCTTGCCGCGGGGAGCGTGGCCATCGACCCGGCGCAGATGCGGGGCGTGCTCCCGCTGCCCCTCGTCCAGCTCCGCAACGCGCTGCCGGTGCTCGGCAACCCGCTCAACTACAAGCGCGCCGTGGCCCTGACACCCGACCAGTTCCACCGGGGCTTCGCGAGCACCGTCTCCCGGGAGGAGTCCGATGCGCTGCACGCGAAGCACATGATTCCGTCGCCCGCCCGCCCGCTGTTTGAGGCAGCGCTGGCCAACCTGAACCCCGGGACCGCGGCCCGGGTGGACGTCAACAACCCGAGCCGTGGCCCGCTGCTCATCATCGGCGGCGGGAGGGACGACACCGTCCCGGAGGTCATCAGCCGCGCGGCGCACAAGCTGTATCGCAATGCGCCCACCGTGAATGACTACAAGGTGTTCCCTGACAGGGGGCACTCGCTGGTCATCGACCACGGATGGAAGGAGGTCGCGGAGACGGCGCTCGAGTGGCTGTCCAACCACGGGCTGTCACCCTCGGCGATGGGGGATGCGGCGTTCATGGGGACGAAGCCGGCCCCCACGACGGAGCCCCGGGCGCATTAG